In one window of Miscanthus floridulus cultivar M001 chromosome 12, ASM1932011v1, whole genome shotgun sequence DNA:
- the LOC136498583 gene encoding uncharacterized protein, which produces MEDHGSSHSLLQSPAAGTAATTLAYAWGYQQQPSAPFDEHRQADTGGGDQQQQLDLTTAPELRRALVRALAELHASRAAHQAELRRMESEAARLAALVSSAAAERDEFRRHCHSLLLLLHHQAQAAPPPPHTPSLQAAASVLSAGGGGCTTAAAVIMNNENAPDAAACADETELEMALARRLPEKGRLVEAVVEAGPLLQTLLLAGPLPRWRHPPPPAPADIPPFNPGCHSPLKADASNSFSSASAGSSSPESNCSGGPPPPPVAHALPSFHMSPFCL; this is translated from the coding sequence ATGGAAGACCATGGCAGCAGCCACTCTTTGCTGCAGTCCCCAGCGGCTGGCACCGCCGCCACGACGCTCGCCTACGCATGGGGCTACCAGCAGCAGCCCAGCGCTCCATTCGACGAGCATCGTCAGGCCGACACCGGCGGCGgcgaccagcagcagcagctggactTGACGACGGCGCCGGAGCTCCGGCGGGCGTTGGTCCGCGCGCTGGCCGAGCTCCACGCGTCGCGCGCCGCGCACCAGGCGGAACTCCGGCGCATGGAGTCCGAGGCCGCGCGGCTCGCGGCGCTCGTGTCGTCCGCGGCCGCGGAGCGGGACGAGTTCCGGCGGCACTGCCACTCCCTCCTGCTGCTCCTGCACCACCAGGCCcaggcggcgccgccgccgccacataCTCCGAGCCTCCAGGCTGCTGCTAGCGTCCTGTCGGCAGGAGGCGGCGGCTGTACCACTGCTGCCGCGGTCATCATGAACAACGAGAACGCGCCGGACGCCGCCGCCTGCGCCGACGAGACGGAACTGGAAATGGCGCTCGCTCGTCGGCTGCCAGAGAAAGGCCGCCTGGTGGAGGCCGTGGTGGAGGCCGGGCCGCTCCTTCAGACGCTTCTCCTCGCCGGGCCGCTCCCGCGGTGGCGGcacccgccgccgcccgcgccggcCGACATCCCGCCGTTCAACCCCGGGTGCCACAGCCCTCTCAAGGCCGACGCGTCCAACTCCTTCTCGTCGGCCTCGGCGGGGTCGTCGTCTCCCGAGAGCAACTGCAGCGGtgggcctccgccgccgccggtggcgcACGCGCTTCCTTCGTTTCACATGAGCCCCTTCTGCCTGTAG